One window from the genome of [Clostridium] celerecrescens 18A encodes:
- a CDS encoding cupin domain-containing protein — translation MNIAVYEFAGEGMQRVFENEKWTVGIKNWKPANDVTGIDCLERHNNTDELFVLVEGACTLIYANESKEGLEFGVVNMQPDKVYNIPATLWHNTITQKDTKMILIEDSNTSMNNSDILELDEGQIVKIRSLA, via the coding sequence ATGAATATCGCCGTTTACGAGTTTGCGGGCGAAGGAATGCAGAGAGTATTTGAGAATGAAAAATGGACCGTTGGCATTAAAAACTGGAAACCGGCCAATGATGTCACAGGAATTGACTGCCTGGAGAGGCATAACAATACGGATGAGCTCTTTGTACTTGTGGAGGGAGCATGCACTCTTATTTATGCCAATGAATCAAAAGAAGGTCTGGAATTTGGTGTCGTCAACATGCAGCCTGATAAGGTATATAACATTCCGGCAACCTTGTGGCATAATACCATCACCCAGAAGGATACTAAAATGATTTTAATTGAAGATTCTAATACATCTATGAATAACAGTGATATTTTAGAGCTGGATGAAGGGCAGATCGTTAAGATAAGGAGTCTGGCCTAG
- a CDS encoding transketolase family protein gives MGKSLRVAYGESLVKLGAENEKVVVLDADLAHATQTCMFQEKYPERFYNMGIAEANMMCAAASFANTGYIPFASTFALFGAGRAYEQIRNSICYTNANVKFGFSHSGLSVGEDGGSHQSFEDIALMREMPHMTIFVPCDPAETEKAVMAAAEINGPVYIRVARPVCKDITTAETPFIPGKANVMKEGNDVCIISCGLMIPEALKAAEELEKEGIHAAVVNMHTIKPIDKDIILKMNETCRGIVTIEEHSVIGGLGSAVAEVLAGHIGARFASLGIQDKFGKSGKPEELFEAYGLTAGHVAEACRNILG, from the coding sequence ATGGGAAAGTCACTGAGAGTTGCTTATGGAGAATCTCTTGTAAAATTAGGTGCGGAGAATGAAAAGGTAGTGGTGTTGGATGCAGATCTGGCACATGCCACCCAGACCTGTATGTTTCAGGAAAAGTATCCGGAGCGTTTCTATAATATGGGAATTGCAGAAGCAAATATGATGTGTGCTGCTGCAAGTTTTGCAAATACCGGATACATACCCTTTGCCAGTACCTTCGCATTATTTGGTGCAGGACGGGCTTATGAGCAGATCCGTAATTCCATCTGTTATACCAATGCAAATGTGAAATTCGGTTTTTCCCATTCCGGCCTTTCCGTGGGAGAAGACGGCGGAAGCCACCAGTCTTTTGAAGACATTGCTCTTATGAGGGAAATGCCGCATATGACAATCTTTGTACCCTGTGATCCGGCAGAAACGGAGAAAGCCGTGATGGCTGCAGCTGAAATAAACGGTCCGGTATACATTCGGGTGGCAAGACCGGTCTGCAAGGATATTACAACTGCGGAGACGCCGTTTATACCGGGAAAGGCCAATGTTATGAAAGAAGGGAATGATGTCTGCATCATATCCTGCGGTCTGATGATCCCTGAGGCATTAAAGGCAGCCGAAGAGCTTGAGAAGGAAGGCATTCATGCAGCGGTCGTAAATATGCATACCATCAAACCGATTGATAAAGACATTATTTTAAAAATGAATGAAACCTGCAGAGGTATTGTGACCATAGAGGAACATTCTGTGATCGGCGGGCTTGGGTCAGCGGTAGCAGAGGTTCTGGCCGGACATATTGGCGCCAGATTTGCGTCATTGGGAATACAGGATAAGTTTGGTAAATCCGGAAAGCCGGAAGAACTTTTTGAAGCTTATGGACTCACCGCCGGACATGTGGCGGAAGCCTGCAGAAATATACTGGGTTAA
- a CDS encoding transketolase — translation MQYNKKAKELRAEILKMLFACQSGHPGGSLSCVEMLMALYYEVMNVDPKDPDKPDRDRLVLSKGHACPALYAVLADLGYFPKEDLAGLRQIDSHLQGHPDCTKTPGIDMNTGSLGQGASLAMGLALAAKHGGESYHVYAVLGDGECQEGLVWEAAMAAAHYKLDNLTFLLDYNKLQIDGCNAEVMSLGDIVKKYEAFGFDCFEVDGHDISAITAALKAPVRGKPKFICCNTIKGKGVSFMEDQSGWHGRPMNAEEFAQAMKEQEVE, via the coding sequence ATGCAGTACAATAAGAAAGCGAAAGAACTGAGGGCTGAAATTCTTAAAATGTTATTTGCCTGTCAGTCCGGGCATCCGGGAGGATCTTTATCCTGTGTTGAGATGCTGATGGCACTATATTATGAAGTGATGAATGTGGATCCAAAGGATCCGGATAAGCCGGACAGGGATCGTCTGGTATTGAGCAAAGGCCATGCATGCCCTGCATTGTATGCGGTACTGGCGGATCTGGGGTATTTTCCCAAGGAGGATTTGGCGGGCTTAAGACAGATTGACAGCCACCTGCAGGGACATCCCGATTGTACAAAGACTCCGGGAATTGATATGAACACCGGTTCTTTAGGCCAGGGGGCATCTCTGGCAATGGGCCTGGCTCTGGCTGCCAAACATGGAGGCGAATCCTATCATGTATATGCAGTCCTTGGAGATGGAGAATGTCAGGAAGGGCTTGTTTGGGAGGCAGCCATGGCTGCGGCTCATTATAAGCTTGATAATCTCACGTTTCTGCTGGATTATAACAAGCTGCAGATTGACGGCTGCAATGCAGAAGTCATGAGCCTGGGAGACATTGTGAAAAAGTATGAAGCTTTTGGATTTGATTGCTTTGAAGTGGATGGACATGATATCTCTGCCATAACAGCCGCCTTAAAAGCGCCGGTAAGGGGGAAGCCGAAGTTTATCTGCTGTAATACCATAAAGGGAAAAGGAGTTTCCTTTATGGAAGACCAGTCTGGCTGGCACGGAAGACCAATGAATGCAGAGGAATTTGCCCAGGCAATGAAAGAGCAGGAGGTAGAGTAA
- a CDS encoding carbohydrate ABC transporter permease, with protein sequence MKKQPDIKRILCVYLPLIAMLIFILFPFYWTLVTSLKPQDELYGMVVTYLPKSITFESYRKLFTTTVNFLAAIKNSFVVAAATTLVSLTASTLAAYAFSRYQFAGRKLLMCTFLCNNMFPTVLLLIPLYSIMRKMGLLFTPASLVLSYTTFTIPFSVWLLLGFLNDLPMSLEEAALVDGCNRGVAFVKIILPILGPCLVATGVYIFMTSWNEYTFAVMFTNTETRTIPVALKSLIGQLGVQWDLLTAGGIITIIPVCIMFFFAQKRLVEGLTAGAVKG encoded by the coding sequence ATGAAGAAACAACCTGATATAAAACGGATTCTGTGTGTGTATCTGCCGCTGATTGCGATGCTTATCTTTATTTTGTTCCCATTCTATTGGACACTTGTCACATCCTTGAAGCCCCAGGATGAGTTGTACGGTATGGTTGTTACCTACTTACCTAAATCCATTACCTTTGAATCCTACCGGAAGCTTTTTACCACTACGGTTAATTTCCTGGCAGCTATAAAGAACAGCTTTGTGGTGGCAGCAGCAACAACTCTTGTATCCTTAACTGCATCCACACTTGCGGCTTACGCCTTTTCCAGATACCAGTTTGCCGGCAGAAAGCTACTCATGTGTACGTTCCTCTGCAACAATATGTTTCCCACGGTATTGCTGCTGATTCCGCTGTATTCCATTATGCGCAAGATGGGACTCTTGTTCACGCCTGCTTCCCTTGTATTATCTTATACCACCTTTACCATCCCGTTTTCCGTATGGCTGCTGTTAGGGTTCTTAAATGACCTTCCCATGTCACTTGAAGAAGCAGCCCTGGTAGATGGCTGCAATCGGGGCGTTGCTTTTGTGAAGATCATTCTTCCCATACTTGGACCTTGTCTGGTAGCCACAGGGGTTTATATTTTTATGACATCATGGAATGAATATACATTTGCTGTAATGTTTACCAATACAGAGACGCGTACTATCCCGGTAGCCTTAAAAAGCCTGATCGGACAATTAGGGGTTCAGTGGGATTTGCTGACAGCAGGGGGCATCATAACCATTATACCGGTATGCATCATGTTCTTTTTTGCACAGAAGAGGTTAGTGGAAGGGTTAACAGCAGGAGCTGTAAAAGGCTGA
- a CDS encoding carbohydrate ABC transporter permease, which yields MVKKRTFWPYVLVAPAVIIILCVVFIPVMNAILMSFQNYDLRRPKEIAFRGLTNYASAFKDPLFWGALVRTILWVVCGVGFQFLFGFILALLLNQEFFGRGMVRAVSMIPWVTPGVLIGLMWRWIYDGNFGVLNDLLLKLHVISDKIPFLSQVSTAFPSIIVTIIWQGIPFFALMLLAALQGVSSEIYEASSIDGAAAWQKLFYITIPSIKNTIFVTALLRVIWVANSVDVIFNMTEGGPAYSTQTLSVYIFNKGNALNLGYASAMALLLAVLLLFAAIPYLKMNFKGEE from the coding sequence ATGGTTAAAAAACGGACCTTTTGGCCGTATGTACTAGTGGCTCCAGCAGTGATTATCATTCTGTGTGTGGTGTTTATACCGGTAATGAATGCAATTCTTATGAGCTTTCAGAACTATGATCTTCGAAGACCGAAAGAGATTGCGTTTCGTGGGCTGACCAATTATGCCTCCGCTTTTAAGGACCCGCTGTTCTGGGGAGCTCTTGTTCGAACTATTTTATGGGTGGTATGCGGAGTTGGTTTTCAGTTTTTGTTCGGATTCATTCTGGCCCTCCTCTTAAATCAGGAGTTTTTCGGAAGGGGAATGGTGAGAGCGGTCAGTATGATACCCTGGGTTACGCCTGGAGTCTTGATCGGGTTGATGTGGAGATGGATTTATGACGGAAACTTTGGAGTTTTGAATGATCTGCTTTTAAAGCTTCATGTTATTTCGGATAAAATTCCGTTTCTCTCTCAGGTGTCGACCGCATTTCCCAGTATCATCGTGACCATCATCTGGCAGGGAATACCGTTTTTTGCACTTATGCTACTGGCAGCTCTGCAGGGCGTCTCCTCGGAAATATATGAAGCTTCCAGCATAGACGGAGCAGCGGCGTGGCAGAAACTATTTTATATAACCATTCCCTCCATTAAGAATACGATCTTTGTTACGGCGCTGCTTCGTGTCATCTGGGTTGCTAATTCGGTGGATGTGATTTTTAACATGACGGAAGGCGGGCCGGCTTATTCGACACAGACGCTCAGCGTTTATATATTCAATAAGGGAAATGCACTGAATCTGGGGTATGCATCTGCAATGGCGTTATTACTGGCAGTACTGCTTTTGTTTGCTGCAATCCCGTACTTAAAAATGAACTTTAAAGGGGAGGAGTAA
- a CDS encoding ABC transporter substrate-binding protein, whose translation MKKGLIGKKTMAVVLAVLMAGGAMAGCSSGSKEATAAGTETTTTSEQTTAAGTQTTSAKEGQAPSGEIKPCTIKFRYWADNTDYSQLMQDIIKKFNEENGKGITVLGEESPWDGGAYSENLFNAKMGGGDIDCATWKLTSTPLFVNNDLLADLTPMIDVWDKKAEIDDNIYEIMKKAGDMERIYVMPWNIQVLYVYYRPSIFKQAGIEVPKTYEEFLQAIEKCTMDTNGDGKTDVYGFGMRGAKGGQEPWGSFVYGRGGSFEDLTTPEAVQGMQDFIDIYNKGYVPPTATSDGFSEIIANFQSGLTAMTIHHTGSSKDMEKLLGDDVSAFAFPAGKGQWTSMGDTETVIFESCENKEAAFEWVSYLAAGEGQKMWCEGTGNVPVSKSVQETDFFQNNRFMKASIDGQKFAGIIPILDTTTEWISTLWPNTVSQALTGGISAEECMKTLQAGLYQ comes from the coding sequence ATGAAAAAAGGATTGATTGGAAAGAAAACAATGGCAGTGGTTCTGGCAGTTCTTATGGCCGGGGGAGCGATGGCAGGCTGTTCTTCAGGCAGTAAAGAGGCCACGGCGGCAGGTACGGAGACCACAACAACAAGTGAACAAACCACGGCAGCAGGTACACAGACCACATCGGCAAAGGAAGGACAGGCTCCTTCCGGGGAGATAAAACCATGTACCATAAAATTTCGCTATTGGGCCGATAATACGGATTATTCCCAGCTCATGCAGGATATTATCAAGAAGTTTAATGAGGAAAACGGTAAGGGAATTACCGTCTTGGGAGAAGAAAGCCCATGGGATGGAGGCGCATATTCAGAGAATCTGTTTAACGCTAAGATGGGAGGCGGAGATATTGACTGCGCCACATGGAAGCTTACCTCCACGCCGTTATTTGTAAACAACGATCTGCTGGCTGACTTAACACCAATGATTGATGTGTGGGACAAAAAAGCTGAAATTGATGATAACATTTATGAAATTATGAAAAAGGCCGGAGACATGGAGCGAATCTATGTAATGCCATGGAATATTCAGGTTCTGTATGTATATTACAGGCCCTCCATCTTTAAACAGGCAGGGATAGAGGTACCAAAGACCTATGAAGAATTCTTACAGGCTATAGAAAAGTGCACCATGGATACCAATGGGGATGGTAAGACCGACGTATATGGCTTTGGCATGAGAGGTGCAAAAGGCGGCCAGGAGCCATGGGGCAGCTTTGTATATGGACGGGGAGGCAGCTTTGAGGACTTAACAACACCTGAGGCGGTACAGGGCATGCAGGATTTCATTGATATTTATAATAAAGGCTATGTGCCTCCCACAGCAACCAGTGACGGATTCAGTGAGATTATTGCCAATTTCCAGTCAGGGCTGACGGCTATGACCATTCATCATACAGGATCCAGCAAGGATATGGAAAAGCTGCTGGGAGATGATGTATCGGCATTCGCGTTCCCGGCAGGTAAGGGTCAATGGACATCAATGGGAGACACAGAGACGGTTATATTTGAATCCTGTGAAAACAAAGAGGCAGCCTTTGAATGGGTATCCTATCTGGCAGCAGGAGAAGGCCAGAAAATGTGGTGTGAGGGAACTGGAAATGTTCCGGTAAGTAAGAGTGTCCAGGAGACTGACTTTTTCCAGAATAACCGCTTTATGAAAGCCTCTATTGATGGACAGAAGTTTGCGGGTATCATTCCGATTCTTGATACGACTACAGAATGGATTTCCACGCTGTGGCCCAATACGGTTTCTCAGGCACTGACTGGAGGCATATCTGCTGAGGAGTGCATGAAGACGTTGCAGGCCGGATTATATCAATAA
- a CDS encoding FadR/GntR family transcriptional regulator: protein MQNIDVLPMATAQKVKTMIIQREMKPGDRLPTEKELSEFFGVSRSTLREAMKYLRAENVVVIRQGSGTFVSAGTGIGEDPLGLHFTDQKYLIQNLFETRMLIEPQIAGLAVQRATPQDIKNLERLVAEMDQIQINSTATAEMDVQFHTAVAECTHNEVLIRVVPIINESIRRSHVETHNDLESFKRAKRSHKGIYKAIADGNYMEAKFLAERHVWETLNDVREREGKK, encoded by the coding sequence ATGCAGAATATAGATGTTCTCCCCATGGCTACAGCTCAAAAGGTAAAAACCATGATTATCCAAAGGGAGATGAAGCCAGGAGACCGGTTGCCTACGGAGAAGGAACTGTCAGAGTTTTTTGGGGTTAGCCGTTCTACATTGAGAGAAGCCATGAAGTATTTAAGGGCTGAAAATGTTGTTGTCATCCGCCAGGGGAGCGGAACCTTTGTCAGTGCTGGAACAGGGATCGGGGAGGATCCCCTTGGGCTGCATTTTACGGATCAGAAGTATCTTATTCAGAATCTGTTTGAAACCCGGATGTTAATTGAACCTCAGATTGCGGGACTTGCGGTACAAAGGGCTACACCTCAGGATATTAAGAATCTTGAGAGACTGGTAGCGGAGATGGACCAGATTCAGATCAACAGCACCGCTACGGCAGAGATGGATGTTCAGTTCCATACGGCTGTAGCAGAATGCACCCATAATGAAGTGCTTATTCGGGTGGTCCCCATAATCAATGAATCCATCCGGCGGAGCCACGTAGAAACCCATAATGACCTGGAGAGCTTCAAAAGGGCAAAACGAAGCCATAAAGGTATTTATAAAGCAATTGCTGACGGCAATTATATGGAAGCCAAATTTCTTGCCGAACGGCATGTATGGGAAACACTAAATGATGTAAGGGAAAGGGAAGGGAAAAAATGA
- a CDS encoding nucleoside recognition domain-containing protein: protein MLNYLWAFMMLVGVLWGAFHGNLNGVTDGALTSAKDAVMLCITMLGIMSFWSGIMEVGRKSGLIERMSQKMSPILRFLFPRIPVEHPSLEYISTNIIANILGLGWAATPAGLKAMESLKELEEKRRKGEVTGKYVAKAFPEGTANNEMCTFLIINISSLQLIPVNMIAYRSQYGSPNPMAVVGPALLATLISTIVGVTYCKLMDAGKN from the coding sequence ATGCTTAATTATTTATGGGCCTTTATGATGCTGGTTGGAGTCCTTTGGGGGGCATTCCACGGGAATTTAAATGGTGTGACAGATGGGGCTTTAACCTCTGCAAAAGATGCTGTTATGTTGTGCATCACCATGCTGGGAATCATGTCTTTCTGGAGCGGAATTATGGAGGTCGGGCGGAAATCCGGTCTGATTGAACGGATGTCACAGAAAATGAGTCCCATACTTCGTTTCCTTTTTCCACGGATACCGGTTGAACATCCGTCGCTTGAATACATCTCTACGAATATCATCGCTAATATCCTGGGGCTTGGGTGGGCGGCTACCCCGGCAGGACTTAAGGCCATGGAGTCCTTAAAGGAACTGGAAGAGAAGCGGAGAAAGGGAGAAGTTACCGGGAAGTATGTGGCAAAGGCATTTCCGGAAGGTACTGCAAATAATGAAATGTGTACGTTTCTTATCATTAACATTTCATCCCTGCAGTTAATTCCGGTTAATATGATCGCCTACAGAAGCCAGTACGGCAGTCCCAATCCAATGGCTGTGGTGGGGCCGGCTTTGTTGGCAACATTAATTTCTACAATCGTAGGTGTTACATATTGTAAGCTGATGGATGCAGGGAAGAATTAG